Proteins co-encoded in one Paenibacillus sp. genomic window:
- a CDS encoding class I mannose-6-phosphate isomerase, whose product MSSRYDKEPFIAIRGWEHEAWEGYETIKRELDAAVKRMGKRKTVVVLECYPGVRQEELVAAFRQAFESITVVPAEDAALHPEEVDGKVERYLTDDRVFGYMAPFLIEEFYDSERIDILRGRIDAAEEGVVLVIGFGASLIARGDLFIYADLARWEIQQRFRSRELGHWRSGRREEDILRLYKRGFFFEWRMADRLKKKRLGEIDYYLDTNVKDSPKMVTRQALFEGMAQAARRPFRLVPYFDPGVWGGTWLEERIDLPKREHPYAWGFDGVPEENSLYFQYGSVRLELPAINLVFFRSIELLGEKVYARFGAEFPIRFDFLDTIGGQNLSLQVHPTVEYIRDRFGMHYTQDESYYILDAVPGSQVYLGLQENVSPEEMVADLRKAQEGAYPFPAEKYVQKYPAAKHDHFLIPAGTIHCSAAGCMVLEISATPYIFTFKLWDWDRVGLDGKPRPVHLEHGERVIRWDRTSPWIEAECVNRIEPIGEGDGWKEERTGLHELQFIETRRHWFSEPVAHEQNGSVHMLNLIEGEEATVESPDGSFEPFVVRYAETFIVPASVASYTIRPSGPSEGKTIGTIKAYVRA is encoded by the coding sequence GTCAAGCGTATGGGGAAACGCAAAACCGTGGTTGTTCTGGAATGTTACCCCGGCGTTCGGCAGGAGGAACTCGTCGCGGCGTTCCGACAGGCGTTTGAATCGATAACGGTCGTTCCGGCCGAGGACGCGGCGCTGCATCCCGAAGAGGTCGACGGCAAAGTCGAACGTTATCTGACGGATGACCGCGTCTTCGGTTATATGGCGCCGTTCCTCATCGAAGAGTTCTATGATTCGGAGCGGATCGACATCTTGCGAGGCCGGATCGATGCGGCGGAGGAGGGGGTCGTGCTTGTCATCGGGTTCGGCGCTTCGCTGATTGCCCGCGGCGACCTGTTCATCTATGCCGATCTGGCGCGCTGGGAGATTCAGCAACGCTTCCGCTCCCGAGAGCTCGGCCATTGGCGCTCGGGACGCCGCGAGGAAGATATCCTGCGCCTATACAAGCGGGGGTTCTTCTTCGAGTGGCGCATGGCGGACCGGCTGAAGAAGAAGCGGCTCGGCGAAATCGACTACTATCTGGATACGAACGTGAAGGATTCGCCCAAGATGGTCACCCGTCAGGCGCTGTTCGAAGGGATGGCCCAGGCGGCGAGGCGGCCGTTCCGGCTGGTTCCCTATTTCGATCCCGGGGTATGGGGAGGCACTTGGCTGGAAGAGCGAATCGATCTGCCAAAGCGCGAGCATCCCTATGCCTGGGGCTTCGACGGCGTACCTGAGGAGAACAGTCTATACTTTCAGTACGGTTCGGTTCGTCTGGAGCTGCCGGCGATCAATCTGGTGTTCTTCCGATCGATCGAGCTGCTCGGCGAGAAGGTGTATGCGCGGTTCGGCGCGGAGTTCCCGATCCGGTTCGACTTCCTCGATACGATTGGCGGGCAAAATTTGAGCCTGCAAGTTCATCCGACGGTGGAGTATATCCGCGATCGCTTCGGCATGCACTATACCCAGGATGAGAGCTACTACATTCTAGATGCGGTTCCAGGGTCGCAAGTGTATCTGGGACTTCAGGAGAACGTCTCTCCCGAGGAGATGGTCGCGGACCTGCGCAAAGCTCAGGAAGGCGCGTACCCGTTCCCGGCTGAGAAGTACGTTCAGAAGTACCCGGCGGCCAAGCACGACCACTTCCTCATTCCCGCCGGAACGATCCATTGTTCCGCGGCAGGCTGTATGGTGCTGGAGATCAGCGCGACGCCGTACATTTTCACCTTTAAACTATGGGACTGGGATCGGGTGGGACTCGACGGCAAGCCCCGCCCCGTGCATCTGGAGCATGGCGAGCGGGTGATCCGCTGGGATCGTACGTCGCCGTGGATCGAGGCGGAATGCGTCAACCGCATCGAGCCGATCGGGGAAGGCGATGGCTGGAAGGAAGAGCGGACGGGACTGCATGAGCTTCAGTTCATCGAGACGAGACGACATTGGTTCTCCGAACCCGTCGCACATGAACAGAACGGCAGCGTTCACATGCTCAATCTGATCGAAGGGGAAGAGGCGACCGTCGAGAGCCCGGACGGCTCGTTCGAGCCGTTCGTCGTCCGTTATGCCGAAACCTTCATCGTGCCGGCTTCCGTCGCCTCGTACACGATTCGCCCGAGCGGTCCGAGCGAAGGCAAGACGATAGGAACGATTAAGGCTTATGTTAGGGCGTAG